GCCTGATCGAGACGCTGGGCCTGACAGACACCGAGGCGGTCGCACGGCGGGCCTTCCCCGACGATCCGACCTACCCCGTCGAACACAACGAGGAGGCCGTCTCGCGCCTGCGCGAGGAACTGACTGCCGCACGGGACCAGCGCGCCACGCGGCTGAAACGGGAGCTGGCCGACGACCTCGCCGAGATGCGTGGGGCCGCCGAGACGCTCGTCGAGACCGCGCTCGAACTGGACGTCGAGCTCGCGATCGCCCGGTTCGCCGCCGACTTCGACTGTACGATGCCCGAAGTAGGAGGAGTCGGCGGGACCGGCGACGATCCCGGCTTCGCCATCGAGGGCGGGCGCTCGCCGCTGCTCGACGTGGCCTTCGAAGCCGTCGAGCCCGTCGACTACCGCGTCGACGGCGTGGCGCTGCTGTCGGGGGTCAACAGCGGCGGGAAGACCTCGACGCTGGATCTGGTGGCGCTGGTGACGACGCTGGCCCACATGGGCCTGCCCGTCCCGGCCGAGCACGCCCGGATCGGCCGCGTCCGGGAACTGCACTACCACGCCAAGACACAGGGGACGCTGGACGCCGGGGCCTTCGAGGCGACGCTGCGCGATTTCGGCGCGCTGGTCGAGGGCGTCGACGGGAGTCCGGGCGACGCTCGCGCCGGCCGCGTGATGGTGCTGGTCGACGAACTGGAGTCGATCACCGAGCCCGGCGCGGCGGCGACGATCGTCGCCGGCATCCTCGAAGCCCTCGCGGAGCGCGACGCGACGGGCGTGTTCGTCTCGCATCTCGCGGGCGACATCATCGAGGCGGCCGACGCGGAGCTGAGCGTCGACGGCATCCAGGCCGAGGGGCTCGTCGACGGCGAGCTTCGGGTCAATCGCTCGCCGGTCAAGGGCACGCTGGCCCGCTCGACGCCGGAGCTGATCGTCGAGAAGCTGGCCGACGACGCCGAGGGCGACTTCTACGGCGACCTGCTCGGGAAATTCGAGTAGCGAACCCTATTTGTAGCGCCGGCACCGCGTTTCGGACGATGCGACGACGCACGTTCCTCCGCGTGACCGGCGTGAGCGCGACCGGCGCTCTGACCGGCTGTGCCAGCAGCGGCGACTCAGAAACGGCCACGCCCGGCGACGACGAGGTGCTGGTCGGACCGAACGGCAGGTACGTCTTCCAGCCCGATCCGCTGACCGTCACGACGGGGACGACGGTCACCTGGCGGTTCCAGAGCCCGAACCACAACGTCAGCTGTCGGCCCGACGGGTGGGACAGCGCCTCGCTGCCCGAGGGGGCCGAACCGTTCTCCAGCTACGAGGCGGGCAACAGCTACGAGACCCTTCAGGAAGGCGAGATCTTCGAGCACACCTTCGAGGTCCCGGGCACGTACGACTACATCTGTACGCCCCACGTGGCAAACGGGATGGTGGGGACAGTCGTCGTCGAGGAGTGAAGCGGCGACCGGCCACCCCCTCAAAGCCGGTTCCACGCGGACTGGACCGTCCCCGCTGGGTCGCTCGCGAGCGCCAGCACACCGGCACCGACGATGCCCGGAACGATCCCGAAAACGGCCGGTCGTCAGTCGTCGGCCGGCGTGGCAGTTCCCGTTACGTCGAGGGTCGCGTCCGTGGTCGCCGCCTGCCAGGCCATCAGGAGCATCGAGACGATCAGTGCCGAGCCCCAGACGAAAGTCGTGGCGTGTAGCGGCGGGAACTCGACGAGCACCGCGACCCACACCGTCAGAGGGACGCCCCACTGGCCGACGACGAACAGACCAGAAACCGCCTGTCGGAGCCGACCCGTCAGTCCCAGCACGTCGACAGTGAAACCGACGACGATCGCCAGGATCGAGAGCACGCCCAGATGGGCGTGTCCGCCGACCATCCATCCCGGCGCGGCCGACCCGCCCGCTACGAGCGTTGCCTGATACAGTCCCACCAGCATCATAGCCGCCAGGCCGAGAAAGCCCGACGTCTTGAGTATCCGAGTCATTTCAGGATTGTAACTAACACGGTCGATGATAAATGTTGTCCTACGACCCAAAATATACTGGGAACACCACGTCAGCGTCACTTTCACCACCCTGGGGAATCGTTAAGTGGCGCGCGAACCCCGGTGAAAGTGATGAGCGACGACCCGGAGGAGGGGATGCTCTCCTGGGACGAGTCCGTGTTCCGGGACGAACACGTCTTCGAGATCGACTACGTCCCCCAGACGTTCGAACACCGGGAGAGCCAGATGGAGAACCTGAAGTACGCGCTCAGGCCCGCCGTCCGCGGCTCTCGACCGCTGAACGTCATCGCACGCGGGCCGCCGGGGACGGGCAAGACCACGGCGACCCAGATCCTCTTCGACGAACTGACCGCCCAGACCGACGTGCAGGCGGTGCGGGTCAACTGTCAGGTCGACTCGACGCGCTACGCCGTCTTCTCGCGGTTGTTCGCCGAAATCTTCGACTACGAACCCCCTTCCTCCGGCATCTCCTTCAAGAAGCTGTTCTCCCAGATCACCGACCGCCTCGTCGAGCGCGAGGAGGTGCTGGTGGTGGCGCTCGACGACGTGAACTACCTCTTCTACGAGTCCGAAGCCAGCGACACGCTGTACTCGCTGTTGCGCGCCCACGAGGCCCACTCCGGAGCCAAGATCGGCGTCATCTGTATCTCCTCGGACCTCGATCTGGACGTGATCGACGCGCTCGATACGCGCGTCCAGAGCGTCTTCCGGCCCGAGGAGATCTACTTCAACAGGTACGACCAGCCCGAGATCGTCGGCATCCTGCGAGAGCGGGCCGACCGCGGGTTCCACGACGGCGTCGTCGACACGACGGTGCTCGACCGCGTCGCCGAACTCACCGCCAAGCAGGGCGGGGACCTCCGCGTGGGAATCGACCTCCTCCGCCGGGCGGGGATGAACGCGGAGATGCGAGCCTCCCGCACCGTCGAGCGCGAAGACGTGGAAGCGGCCTACGACAAGTCCAAGTACGTCCACCTCTCGCGACGCCTGCGGGAACTGTCGGACTCCGAGGCCGCACTCGCGGAGGTGATCGCCCAGCACGACGGCCAGCGAGCCGGCGAGATCTACGACGTGTTCAACGACCAGACCGATCTGGGCTACACCCGCTACTCCGAGATCATCAACAAGCTCGATCAACTGGGCGTCATCGAGGCCAGTTACACGAACGTCGACGGCCGCGGGCGCTCGCGAGAACTCACGCTGCAGTACGACCCCGAGGCCGTCCTCGAACGGCTCTGATACCCGCGGCTGTACGTCTGGTACGACCCCCAGTCCAGACCGCCATTTTTTGTGCCAACAGTCCGTACGAACTGTAATGCGACGACGACTCCTGGGGAGTCCGACGGTGATGACGCTGGCTGCGTTCCTCGCGGTGTTTCTCTGTCAGGAACTCGTGTCGCTGGTCGCTGGCCGCGTCGCGATGCAGTCGCTGTTCGTGCTGACGACGCCGGTGACTCACAACCCCTGGACGGTCGTGACGAGCGTCTACGCCCACAGCGGCGTCTCGCACCTGATCGCGAACGCGGTCGCGCTGGCGGTCGTCGGAATCTTGCTGGAACGCCAGACGACGCCGGCCCGCTTT
Above is a genomic segment from Halomicrobium sp. LC1Hm containing:
- a CDS encoding plastocyanin/azurin family copper-binding protein; its protein translation is MRRRTFLRVTGVSATGALTGCASSGDSETATPGDDEVLVGPNGRYVFQPDPLTVTTGTTVTWRFQSPNHNVSCRPDGWDSASLPEGAEPFSSYEAGNSYETLQEGEIFEHTFEVPGTYDYICTPHVANGMVGTVVVEE
- a CDS encoding ORC1-type DNA replication protein, translated to MSDDPEEGMLSWDESVFRDEHVFEIDYVPQTFEHRESQMENLKYALRPAVRGSRPLNVIARGPPGTGKTTATQILFDELTAQTDVQAVRVNCQVDSTRYAVFSRLFAEIFDYEPPSSGISFKKLFSQITDRLVEREEVLVVALDDVNYLFYESEASDTLYSLLRAHEAHSGAKIGVICISSDLDLDVIDALDTRVQSVFRPEEIYFNRYDQPEIVGILRERADRGFHDGVVDTTVLDRVAELTAKQGGDLRVGIDLLRRAGMNAEMRASRTVEREDVEAAYDKSKYVHLSRRLRELSDSEAALAEVIAQHDGQRAGEIYDVFNDQTDLGYTRYSEIINKLDQLGVIEASYTNVDGRGRSRELTLQYDPEAVLERL